A genomic region of Oncorhynchus mykiss isolate Arlee chromosome 2, USDA_OmykA_1.1, whole genome shotgun sequence contains the following coding sequences:
- the LOC118941470 gene encoding C-factor-like yields the protein MAARIGGSVLVTGSNRGIGLELVRQLAESTSAPAQIFAGCRDLYGAQALKELAQRHPQLLTIVRLDVADPVSISEASRVVGDKLIDGSLNLIINNAAINGSAVNNGDNPSGTLAVTGKKEMVDLFVTNAVGPMLIAKEFRSYLQKAADQSGPVTTGMSCSRAAIINISTLLSSVEKCRETFSMAPMYPYRASKAALNMLTCCLAEDFQRDGILVMAIHPGWVKTDMGGPNAPVTTEDSAKGILHVMSTLTEKHNGSLMDWEGNGIPW from the exons ATGGCGGCTAGGATAGGAGGCAGTGTTCTGGTGACAGGGTCTAACCGGGGAATCGGTCTAGAGCTAGTTCGTCAGCTGGCAGAGTCCACCAGTGCTCCAGCCCAGATCTTTGCCGGGTGTCGAGATCTATATGGAGCTCAG GCACTGAAGGAGCTGGCGCAGAGGCATCCCCAACTGCTCACTATTGTGAGATTGG ACGTTGCAGACCCAGTCAGTATATCCGAGGCCTCCAGGGTAGTCGGTGATAAACTGATTGACGGCAGCCTGAATCTGATCATTAACAACGCTGCCATTAATGGCTCTGCCGTGAACAACGGGGATAACCCCTCTGGCACACTGGCAGTGACGGGCAAGAAGGAGATGGTGGATTTGTTTGTCACCAACGCAGTGGGACCCATGCTCATCGCTAAG GAGTTCAGGTCATACCTGCAGAAGGCAGCTGACCAATCAGGTCCTGTGACAACAGGGATGTCCTGTAGCAGGGCAGCCATCATCAACATCTCCACTCTGCTGTCCTCGGTTGAGAAGTGTCGTGAGACTTTCTCCATGGCCCCTATGTATCCTTACAGAGCCAGCAAG GCAGCACTGAACATGCTGACATGTTGCCTGGCAGAGGACTTCCAGAGGGATGGGATTCTGGTCATGGCCATTCACCCTGGCTGGGTGAAAACTGACATGGGAGGCCCAAAT GCACCGGTGACGACTGAGGACAGTGCCAAAGGCATTCTGCATGTGATGTCAACCCTCACAGAGAAGCACAATGGCAGCCTTATGGACTGGGAAGGGAATGGTATCCCATGGTGA
- the zgc:158868 gene encoding C-factor isoform X2: MVDLFVTNAVGPMLIAKEFRSYLQKAADQSGPVTTGMSCSRAAIINISTLLSSVEKCRETFSMAPMYPYRASKAALNMLTCCLAEDFQRDGILVMAIHPGWVKTDMGGPNAPVTTEDSAKGILHVMSTLTEKHNGSLMDWEGNGIPW, encoded by the exons ATGGTGGATTTGTTTGTCACCAACGCAGTGGGACCCATGCTCATCGCTAAG GAGTTCAGGTCATACCTGCAGAAGGCAGCTGACCAATCAGGTCCTGTGACAACAGGGATGTCCTGTAGCAGGGCAGCCATCATCAACATCTCCACTCTGCTGTCCTCGGTTGAGAAGTGTCGTGAGACTTTCTCCATGGCCCCTATGTATCCTTACAGAGCCAGCAAG GCAGCACTGAACATGCTGACATGTTGCCTGGCAGAGGACTTCCAGAGGGATGGGATTCTGGTCATGGCCATTCACCCTGGCTGGGTGAAAACTGACATGGGAGGCCCAAAT GCACCGGTGACGACTGAGGACAGTGCCAAAGGCATTCTGCATGTGATGTCAACCCTCACAGAGAAGCACAATGGCAGCCTTATGGACTGGGAAGGGAATGGTATCCCATGGTGA
- the zgc:158868 gene encoding C-factor isoform X1 produces MAARIGGSVLVTGSNRGIGLELVRQLAESTSAPAQIFAACRDLYGAQALKELAQRHPQLLTIVRLDVADPVSISEASRVVGDKLIDGSLNLIINNAAINGSAVNNGNNPPGTLAVTGKKEMVDLFVTNAVGPMLIAKEFRSYLQKAADQSGPVTTGMSCSRAAIINISTLLSSVEKCRETFSMAPMYPYRASKAALNMLTCCLAEDFQRDGILVMAIHPGWVKTDMGGPNAPVTTEDSAKGILHVMSTLTEKHNGSLMDWEGNGIPW; encoded by the exons ATGGCGGCTAGGATAGGAGGCAGTGTTCTGGTGACAGGGTCTAACCGGGGAATCGGTCTAGAGCTAGTCCGTCAGCTGGCAGAGTCCACCAGTGCTCCAGCCCAGATCTTTGCCGCGTGTCGAGATCTATATGGAGCTCAG GCACTGAAGGAGCTGGCGCAGAGGCATCCCCAACTGCTCACTATTGTGAGATTGG ACGTTGCAGACCCAGTCAGTATATCCGAGGCCTCCAGGGTAGTCGGTGATAAACTGATTGACGGCAGCCTGAATCTGATCATTAACAACGCTGCCATTAATGGCTCTGCCGTGAACAACGGGAATAACCCCCCTGGCACACTGGCAGTGACGGGCAAGAAGGAGATGGTGGATTTGTTTGTCACCAACGCAGTGGGACCCATGCTCATCGCTAAG GAGTTCAGGTCATACCTGCAGAAGGCAGCTGACCAATCAGGTCCTGTGACAACAGGGATGTCCTGTAGCAGGGCAGCCATCATCAACATCTCCACTCTGCTGTCCTCGGTTGAGAAGTGTCGTGAGACTTTCTCCATGGCCCCTATGTATCCTTACAGAGCCAGCAAG GCAGCACTGAACATGCTGACATGTTGCCTGGCAGAGGACTTCCAGAGGGATGGGATTCTGGTCATGGCCATTCACCCTGGCTGGGTGAAAACTGACATGGGAGGCCCAAAT GCACCGGTGACGACTGAGGACAGTGCCAAAGGCATTCTGCATGTGATGTCAACCCTCACAGAGAAGCACAATGGCAGCCTTATGGACTGGGAAGGGAATGGTATCCCATGGTGA